The Candidatus Omnitrophota bacterium DNA window GTATTTCCGTATTTTACGTATGCAAAAATGGCTGTAGAAATCGAGCCCGTGCACGTCACATTCGGGTAATTGCCGAGACATACATCGTAACTTCCTGGAGGAACTCCCAATTCGTCATTCCAAACTCCTTGTTTACAAGTAGTAGATCCCGAACAACTTAATCCTTGCGGCAAATATACGCCCTGACAGTAGGTGGAGGTAACAAAACAGCTCGTGACGCAAGCGCTGGCGTCCACGGAAACGCAGTTCGCGTCTTGGTATACCGTATCGGAAAAAATGGAAATCGACGTAAACATAATAACGACCGACAAAAGCACGCCAACGTACATAAGCCCAGATGTTTTCTTTAGGTAGATATTCATTATTTCATCCTCCTTGTTCGATTCGGCGCCATAAATGAGTTCGAATATTTCTGTAAATCGTCAAGTAGCTATTAGCGTTATTGTGTTCGTTACCCCCTTTCAATCGTCATTGATGCGTGCAAACAAACAGACCTACTATATCAAAAAAAAAAATAAGTCAAGTATATTTTTCAAAAATTTCAAAAAAGATTTAATTTTTATTTTCCAACGAAACGAGCCGCTGGCGGGCGACGAAAGCGAAACCTGGGTTCCTAAATTCTTCTATAACGGCTGCCGCTACCTTCAAGTCGAATGCTCGGCGCCGCAGGGTGGCGAGGCGCCCGTCGTCGAATCGCTCGAAGGACTCGTCTTCCACTCTTCCTCGGAGCCGATCGGCGATTTCGCTTGTTCCAACGAACTTTTCAACCGCATCCGTACGCTTGTCCGCTGGGCGCAGCGCAGCAACATGATGCACGTATTGACGGATTGCCCCCACCGCGAACGGTTGGGCTGGCTGGAAGAATACCACCTCAACGGCCCGTCGATCCGCTACGAATTCGATCTGGCGCGCATGTTTATCAAGAGCATGAACGATATGGCCGATTCCCAGTTGGAAGACGGCTTAGTGCCGGATATCGCTCCCGAATACGTCGTCTTTTCCGGCGGATTCCGCGACTCGCCCGAATGGGGCAGCGCCTACGTTATATGCCCGTGGCAGCAATACGAATGGACGGGCGACCTAAAGCTCTTGCGCGAACATTACGAAGGCATGAAGCGCTACGTCGCCTATCTCGGCAGCAAAGCCAAGGACCATATTGTCTCTCACGGCTTAGGGGATTGGTGCGATCTCGGCCCCAACTCGCCGGGTACGGCGCAATTGACGCCCATCCCGCTGACGGCGACGGCGTTCTATTATTACGACGTTTGGATTCTCGCCCAGACCGCCGAATTGTTGGACTATTCCGATGAGGCCAAGAAATACGCTGAACTAGCGGAACAAATTCGCCAAGCCTTCAACAAGACGTTCTATCATCCCAAAACGGGCCAATACGCCGATGGCTCCCAATGCGCCAATTCCATCGCCCTGGTCATGAACCTGGCCGAGCTGGATCATCGCCCGGCGCTTTTAGAGGCCATCGTCAAAGACGTGCAAAATCGCGGCAATGCCTTGACGGCAGGCGATGTTGGCTACCGCTACCTCCTGCGCGCCCTGGCCGAAGGCGGACGCTCGGACGCTATTTTCGATATCAACAATCAATCGGACAAACCCGGCTATGGCTACCAACTGGAACACGGCGCCACCAGCCTAGTGGAAACGTGGGACGCCCGCCGCAATTCCTCTTGGAATCACTTCATGCTGGGGCATATCATGGAATGGTTCTACCATGATCTCGCGGGCATCGGCGGCGATCCCGCCGGCCCTGGCTTCAAGAAAATCCTCATCCAGCCGCAGCCCGTAGGCGATATCGCCTGGGCGCGAGCTTCTTATAACTCCATCCGCGGCCCCATCGCCGCCGAATGGAAGCGCGGCGATGGAGAATTTACCTTGAAAGTAACAATACCAGCGAATACGGCAGCGACGGTAAGCCTTCCCTGCGCCGCTTCTGACAAAGTAACTGAAAGCGGCGCCGCCGCTGAAAGCCGCCCCGGCGTGAAATTCCTACTCTACGAAAAAGGCCAGGCTTTCTACGCTATTGGTTCCGGCCAATACGAATTCCGTTCGCAGCGTTAATAAATCATCCACGATTGGACCGCCGTATTGGGCGAGCCTTTCCGGCCTGGGCTTGGCGCGTCCGCTTTCCAATTGTTGGGATCGTCGCCCGAAACGGCTGAGGAAATTCGTTGCAGCGATTTTCCCAATCCATCCGCTTCAGGCGTCCACGGCGCCTGGTGGAAATAGATCGCTTCGTCTACGATCGCCCATGAACCAGGGCCGTTGACAGGATCGGCGGAAAGCGGTTTTTCCAGAGCGATTCGTTCTCCCTGGTTGGACAATTTGCCATCGTAGGGGCCTAAGATAAGCGGCGCCAATTCCGTTGAGAGCTGGTAGACATTTTTAAAGGCGTTCAACGCCGCTGCGTCATTGGAGTTGAAGCCTACAACGAGCAAACGCCCTTCCGCAGACAGCGCCGTCTTGGCGGGAAACGTAAATGCTGCTCCTCCATCCAAGCGCCAGGAACCGTTTTCATTCCACAAATTAACGGTTTGTCCCGTAGGATTATATAATTCGATATATTCCAGATTGACGTCTTCATCCATGGCGGGATGGTACATGATTTCATCTACGGCGATATGGGGGATTCCCGCACGATTCGCCGCATTCTCCGAAGGCTCCATCGCGTACCAATACTCGCCGCCATCGCCGTAACGGCCCTGCGACAAACTCTTTTCCTGCGCTTTAAACTGGACGCAATCCACAACGCGGTCGACGCCCGCTTTGCCGGGCAA harbors:
- a CDS encoding alpha-L-rhamnosidase C-terminal domain-containing protein, coding for MRANKQTYYIKKKNKSSIFFKNFKKDLIFIFQRNEPLAGDESETWVPKFFYNGCRYLQVECSAPQGGEAPVVESLEGLVFHSSSEPIGDFACSNELFNRIRTLVRWAQRSNMMHVLTDCPHRERLGWLEEYHLNGPSIRYEFDLARMFIKSMNDMADSQLEDGLVPDIAPEYVVFSGGFRDSPEWGSAYVICPWQQYEWTGDLKLLREHYEGMKRYVAYLGSKAKDHIVSHGLGDWCDLGPNSPGTAQLTPIPLTATAFYYYDVWILAQTAELLDYSDEAKKYAELAEQIRQAFNKTFYHPKTGQYADGSQCANSIALVMNLAELDHRPALLEAIVKDVQNRGNALTAGDVGYRYLLRALAEGGRSDAIFDINNQSDKPGYGYQLEHGATSLVETWDARRNSSWNHFMLGHIMEWFYHDLAGIGGDPAGPGFKKILIQPQPVGDIAWARASYNSIRGPIAAEWKRGDGEFTLKVTIPANTAATVSLPCAASDKVTESGAAAESRPGVKFLLYEKGQAFYAIGSGQYEFRSQR